The region GGGCAGCTCGGCGTTCCCGGCATCTCCACCACGAGAGGAGCGCGATGAGGCGGGTCATGACCGGAGCCGCGGTGCTACTGCTGGGGCTCGTCGCCGCGTGTTCCCCATCTCCGGCGGAGGCTCGCAGGTCGCGGCGGCGAGCGGGCCGGCTGATCCGCAGGCGATCTTCCGATGGGCGCACGTCGTCGGGCTGAGCCGGTTCGACCCGCACAAGGCGACGTCGAGCTACGACAACACCTACCTGTTCCTCACCTACGACCGGCTGGTCCACACCGACAACGACCTCAGGCCCGTCGCCGGCCTCGCCACGAGGTGGGAGTTCTCGCCGGACGGCAAGGCGCTGGACCTGCAGCTGCGCGAGGGCGTCACCTTCCACGACGGCACGCCGTTCGATCCCGCGGCCGTGAAGGCCAACATCGAGCGGGCCAAGACCGTCGAGGGATCGTCCGTGCGCAACGAGCTCGCGACGGTGCAGTCCGTGGAGGTGACCGGCCCGAACAGCGTGCGGCTGGTGCTGAGCGCGCCCACGGCGTCGCTGCCGCTGGTCCTCTCGGACCGGGCGGGCTCCATGATCAGCCCGGCCGCGTTCGACAACCCGGACCTGGACCAGAAGCCGGTCGGTGCGGGGATGTTCACGGTGGCGGGCTACCAGCCGCAGGCGAAGATCGAGTACCGCGCCGCGCCGAACTACTGGGACCCCGACTCCGTCAAGGTCGCCGGGATCGACATGTTCATCTACACCGACCCGGCGACCAGGTTGAACGCGCTGCGGACCGGGGCGGTCGACGGCACGCCCATCTCGCCGGACCAGCTGCCGGAAGCCGAGGCCGCGGGCCTGCGGATAGAGCGCGGCCGCACCAACAACTTCTACTTCTTCCACCCCAACCGGGCCCGTTCGGAGTTCGGTGACGTGCGGGTGCGCCGCGCGCTGTCCCACGCGATCAACCGCAAGGCGCTCGTCGACTCGCTGATGCGCGGGTACGGCGAGGTGACCACCCAGCCGGTGCCGTCCTGGAGCTTCGCCTACAACAAGGACCTGCCGGCGGAGACCTACCCGTACGACCCGGCGAAGGCCGAGGCGCTGCTGGCGGAGGCCGGGCTGCCGAACGGCTTCACCTTCGAGGCGCTGGTGCCGGTCAACCCGGACTCCCAGCGGCACGCCGAGGCGATCCAGGCGGACCTCAAGGCCGTCGGCGTCACCATGACGATCCGGTCGATGGAGGGCCAGCAGCTCACCGACGTGTTCTTCGCGCGCAAGGAGGGTGACCTGCTGATCGGCACCGGCGGCGGCCGCGCGGACCCGGCGCAGACCACCGGGCTGCGCTACCTGCCGCAGGGCTTCAACAACCCGTCCGGCATCAGCACGCCGACCGTCGAGAGGTTCCAGCAGGAGGCGCAGAGCACGACGGACCCGGCGAAGCGCGCCGAGGCCTTCCACAGCCTGATGAAAGAGGTCATGGACCAGGAGCTCGACGGCGTCCTGTACTTCCTGGCGTCGCCGATCGCCCTGTCCGACAAAGTGATCACCTACAGCCCGGCGCTCTACGACCGCCCGGAGTTCCGCGGCGTGGAGAAGGCCGCCGAGGGCGCCTGAGCTGACCGGCGAACGGCACTCTCGTCACTGTGCTGGCCGGCTGCCCCCGGCCAGCCCCTTCCTCGTTCAACGAGCCGGTGTTCTCCGACGGGCAGCTCTGAGGACGCAACGCGGCGCCGCCCGGTGCTGCCCGACTCGGCAGCGGCACCCTGGCGGTGTCCGGCTCCGCCGGGTCTCGCCTAGGGTGGCTGACGAGTCCTCCGTTCGGAGGGCGCGCCGCGCCAGGACGTGTGCGAGCGTCTTCACATGCCGAGGTACGTCATCGAGCGAGACTTTCCCGGTGCGGGCTCCCTGCCCGCCGAGGAGATCGGCGCGATCAGCGCGAAGAGCAACGACGTGCTGTCCCGGATGCCGGAGCTGCAGTGGGACCACAGCTACGTGACCGACGACAAGATCTTCTGTGTCTATGTGGCCCCGGACGCTGACAGCATCCGTCGCCACGCCGAGGAGGGCGGGTTCCCCGCGAACGCGATTCGCGAGGTCGCGCACACGATCGACCCGACGACCGGCGGCCGCTAGTCGTGAGCCTCCGCGGGCGTTGAGGCGGCGCGGGCCTGCTCGGCACGCTCCCACAGCGCCGCGCAGGACGCGGACACCCGCTCGGTCGGCTCTGGCCCACGCCGGGATGACTACCCGAGGCCCGCGGCCTTCAATGCCTGGACTGCGGACTCGCCGAGGCGCGGACGGGACTGCTGCGCCTCGGCGAGGTAGCCGTCGTCCGCCATGACGCCCGCGAGGTACCGCGCCCGGACCCCCGCGAGGATGCAGGCGGAACGCCAGCGGTTGAACGCGATCCAGTACGGCAGGCCGGTGACGTCCCGTCCGGTCAGCCGCGTGTAATGGGCGACGAGCTCGTCGCGGCTCGGGAAGCCCGGCACCGAGGTGGGGCCGGGCTCGACGCCCTCGGCGACCTCGTCGCCGGGCTCGTGCCAGGCAGCGACCAGGTAGGACAGGTCCGCCATCGGGTCGCCCAGGGTGGAGCTTCCCAGTCGAAGACCGCCCGGACCGTGCCGTCCGGCCCGAAGGCCATGTTGCCCGGCCGGAAGTCCCCGTGGACGACGCCGCGGGTCTGTTCCGGGATGTGCGCGGCGAGGACGTCGTGGATCTCCTCGAGCTGTCCGAGGTCGGGGTCGTCCGCGGCCAGCGAGGCGTGCACCTGGCGGTTCCAGCGGCGCAGCTGCCGCTGCACGTACCCCTCCTGCGGCGCCGTCGCGCCGAGCCCCACGGCGTCCGGGTTGACCGCGTGCAACGCCGCCAGCACCTCGACGACGTGCTCCCCGGCCCGCTTCCGGGCGGCCGGCTCCAACTCCTCCGCCGCGGCGCGGTCCGTCAGCACCCGGCCGTCGACGAAGCCCATGACGTAGAAGCCGGCGCCGGTCACGGACTCGTCGTCGCAGAAGGCCAGCGGCGGCGCGACCGGGACGGCCGTCGGGGCCATCGCCGAGAGGAACCGCCACTCCCGGCCCATGTCGTGCGCGGTGCTCAGCACCCCGCCGAGCGGCGGGCGGCGCAGCGCGTAGTGCGTCCCCTCGGCGTCCGTGACGCGGTAGGTCAGGTTGGAGCGGCCGCCCGCGACGAGCCCGAACCGCACGGGCGCGACCAGCCCGGGGACGTTGGCGGCCAGCCACTCCTCGACCGGTCCCGTGTGCAGGCCCGCGAGCTCAGCGACCGACATAGTTCGGCTCGCGCTTCTCCAGGAACGACTTCACGCCCTCCCGGTGGTCCTCGGTCCGGAACAGCTCCCCGAGCCGCGTGCTCACCCAGCGCCCCAGCTCCGACCAATCCGGGTCGAGCGCCTCGCGCAGCCCGGACTTCAGCGCCGCGACGGCCAGCGGCGGGTTCGCCGCGATCTTCCGGGCCAGCTGCAGCGCGGCCGGCATGAGCTGCTCGTCGTCCACGACCCGGCCGACCAGCCCGATCCGCTCCGCCCGCTCGGCGTCGATCACCTCACCGGTGAACAGCAGCTCCGCCGCCCGCTCCCGCCCGACGAGCTGCGCGAGCCGAGCGATCCCCGCGACGTCGCTGCACAGCCCGCGCTTCACGAACAACTCGCCGAACTTCGCCCGGCGCGCGGCCACCCGGAGGTCCGCCATCAGCGCCATCTCCATCCCCCACCCGACAGCGGGGCCGTTGACGGCGGCGATCACCGGGATGTTCGTCTGCAGCAACGCGCCCGCGGCCGGGGTGAGCCGGGGCGCGGGCCGCGGCGCCGAGTTCTCCTCGCCGCCGTTCATCAGCTCGCGGACGTCGTCCCCGGAGCAGAACGAGCGGCCCTCCCCGGTGATCACCAGGACCCGGGCGGTCGAGGTCTGCACGAGCTCGGCGAGCTCGTCGTAGGTCTTGCGGCGCAGGGCGTTGTGCACCTGCGGCCGCGCGATGGTCACGATCCCGACGTGCCCGTCGAGCTCGTACCGGACGTCCTCAGGCACCCTCGGCCTCCCCTGCCACGGCGGCCCGCAGCTCTCGTTTGAGCACCTTCCCGCTCGGTGTGCGCGGCAGCGGCTGCTCCCTGAACACGACGTGCTCGGGCACCTTGAACTCCGCCAGCCGCTCGCGGACGTGCTGTTGCAGCTCCTCGGCGGTCACCGGGATCCCCGCCCGCACGTTCACGACGGCGACGGCCTGCTCGCCGAGCCGGGCGTGCGGCAGCCCGACGATCGCGACGTCCGCCACCGCCGGGTGCTCGAACAGTGCGCCCTCGACCTCGGCGCAGTAGATGTTCTCGCCGCCGCGGATGACCACGTCCTTCATCCGGTCGACGACGTACACCCAGCCGTCGCGCGTCAGGCCCAGGTCGCCGGTGTGGAACCAGCCGTCGGTGAACGCCGCCGCGGTGCCCTCCGGGTTGTTCCAGTAGCCCCGCACCACGTTCGGCCCGCGGAACCACAGCTCCCCGACGCCGCCCGGCTCCGCGTCCTCGCCGGTCGCGGGGTCGACCACGCGCACGTCCGCACCGGGCGCACAGCGGCCGACGCTGTCCGGGTGGGTCACGTAGTCCTGCCCGGAGTTCGAGACGACGGCGGACGTCGTCTCGGTGAGCCCGTAGCCGTTGGCCGGGGCGACGAGCGAGGTGAAGGTGTCGTCGATCGTCCCGATCAGGTCCGGCGGGATCGGCGAACCGCCCATGCTGATCGCGGCGAGTGTGCCGAAACCGTCCGGGTCCGCGATCGCGTCCTCGACGAGCTGCCGCATCACCGTCGGCACCCCGGAGACGCCCGTCAGCGCCTCGCGGCGGACCAGCTCCCGGGCCTCGGCGCGGTCCCACCTGTACTGCGTGACGAGCTTCCCCCGGTCAGCGGCGTGTACGTCAGGCTCGTGATCCCCGCGATGTGGAACAGGGGGAACGTGCACAGCGCGCCGGCCTGGGGAGCATCGGGATCCGGCTCGGGTGGCTCGCCACCGTTGGCGATCGCCAGGCCGACCGTGGCGCCGAGGAGGGTGTTGAGGATGTTCGTGCAGTGGTTGCGGTGGGTGCCGATCGCCCCCTTGGGCCGGCCGGTGGTGCCGGAGGTGTAGAGGATCGTGGCGTCGTCGTCCGGCGCGATCTCGACGTCCGGCAGGGGCGCGTCGAGGTCGAGCGAGGCCAGCACGTCGGACCAGGCGCGGACGCCGGAGACCGGGTCGCCGCCGCGGACCTCGATCAGGGGCGGGAGCTCCGCGAGGTACGGGGCCAGCAGCGCGGTGCGCTCGGCGTCCGCGACCACGAGCTTCGCCTCGCAGTCACCCAGGGCGTAGCGCAGCTCCGCCGCCGTCCACCAGGCGTTGAGCGGGACGAACACGATCCCGGAGACCTGCGCGGCGTAGAACCACGGCATCCACTCGGGGAAGTTCCGCATCGTGACGGCGAGCCGGTCGCCCTGGCGGAGGCCGTACTCGTCGTGCAGAAGCGTGGCGAGGCCCGCGACGATCCGCGCGTGCTCGGCGTAGGTGACCCGCTCGTGCTCGAAGACGGTGAAGACCCGGTCGTCCCAGGTCGCGCTGAGCTCGAACAGCTCGCGCAGGGTGTGCGGGCCCCGTTCGTAGACCCGCCACGGGACGCCGCGCACGGTCGTGTCGGTGAGGGCGAAGGGCGCGCCGAGAGCGGTGAACCGGGCGGTGAGCTCGGAGCGGACGCTGCCACCGAAGTCCGTCGAGACCGTGGTCATGCCGCCCTCCTCAGGCCGAGAACGCGAGGTCGAGCCCGGGGTACGGCCACTGGAGCGTGTAGAGCTTCCCCAGGCCGGACGAGGTGATGAACGCCGTGCGGGAGTCCCCGCCTGCGAAGCAGATGTTGGTGACGTACGGGTCCGGCTCGGGCACCGGGATCTGCCGGAGCAGGGTGCCGTCGTCCGCGATGATGCTGACCGCCCCGGTGACGAGCGTGGCGACGCAGACGTTGCCCGCGCCGTCGACGGCCAGGGAGTCCAGCAGCTGGTAGCCCGCGAAGCCGTGCAGCAGCATCGCGCCGCCCGGGCCGCGCGGGGGTTCGCCGGGCGGCGAGACGCGGCCGGGCCCGTCGACGTTCCAGGCCCAGACCCGGCCGGGACCGGTCTCGGCGACGTAGACACAGCTGCCGTCCGGGGACAGCCCGACGCCGTTGGGCGTCATCAGCGGGTGCACGACCTCGGTGATCGACGAGCCGTCGGGCAGCGCGTAGCAGAGCCTCCCGATGTCCATGTCCCGCCCACGGTTCTTGCCGAGGTCGGTGAACCAGAAGCCGCCGCCTGCATCGAAGACGATGTCGTTGGGGCCGTTCAGCGGGAGCCCGTCGACCTCGGTGTAGAGGTCGGTGACCTGCCCATCCAGGGTGACCCGCTGGATCCGGCCGCCGATGTAGTCCGCGGGCTGGTGGCCCGGCGCGGTGATCCCGTCCCGGTCGTGCCACTCGAAGCCGCCGTTGTTGCAGACGTAGAACGCGCCGTCCGGGCCGATCGCGGCGCCGTTCGGGCCGCCGCCCAGCTCCGCGATCACCTCGGTCTTGCCGTCCGGGTGGACCCGGGTGAGCGTCTGCCGCTTGATCTCCACGAGGACGACCGAGCCGTCCCGCATCGCGATCGGGCCCTCCGGGAACTCCAGTCCCGAGGCGACCTCGCGGAGCTCGAGCTGATCAACGCTGACCATCGACGTCCTTCCAGTGCTGAACGATCGTTAAGTACCCGACGCTAGGAGCGGGCGGTGGCCTTGTCAACGCCCGTCACGAGCGCGCGGAGCTCGCGCTTGAGCACCTTGCCGACGGTGTTGCGCGGCAGCTCCGGCACCAGCAGGACCTTCCGCGGGCGCTTGTAGCCGGCGAGGCGGTCCCGGCAGAACTCGCGGATGTCTTCGGCCGTCGGCTCCCGGCCTTCGTGTGGCTCGATGACGGCGACGACGATCTCGCCCCACACCTCGTCCGGCTCGCCGACGACCGCCGCCGCGGCCACCGCCGGATGCTGGTGCAGGACCTCCTCGACCTCGCGGGAGTACACGTTCTCCCCGCCCGTGAGGATCATGTCCTTCTTCCGGTCGACGATCGAGAAGTAGCCCTCGGCGTCCCGTTTGGCCAGGTCACCGCTGTGGAACCAGCCGCCGCGGAACGCCTCGGCGGTGGCCTCGGGGCGGTTCCAGTAGCCCGCGCAGACCTGGTCCCCGCGGATCACGAGCTCGCCGACCTCGTCCGGGCCGGTGTCCTCGTCGTGCTCGTCCACCACGCGCACCGCGGAGAGGAACATCGGCTTCCCGACCGACGTCAGCAGCTCGGTCCGGCCCTCCGCCGCGGCGACGTGGTCCGCCGAGCCGTGCACCATGACGTTGCCCGCGAGTTCGGTCATGCCGAACCCGGTCTGGAACCTCGCGTTCGGGAACGCGGCCATCGCCTCCCGCAGCACGGCCGCGGGCATCGGCGCCCAGCCGTAGCCGATCCGGGTGATCGACGACGTGTCGTACTCCGCGAACGAGGGGTGCCGCAGCAGCATCGCGAGCATCGTCGGCGCGACGGACGTGCTGGTCGCGCGGGTCTCCTGGACCGCGGCGAGGAAGCCCTCGGGGTCGTAGCGGCGCAGCACCACCACGGCGTCCCCGTGCACGTGGGCGACCAGCACGCCGTAGCCGGCGATGTGACAGAGCGGCCAGGGCTGCAGGGAGACGCCCGGCTCGTCGTCGTGCTCCCAGCTGACGGCCGAGTTCAGCACCGCCGCGGTGACGTTGCGGTGGGTCAGGACCGCGCCCTTGGCCCGCCCGGTGGTGCCGGAGGTGTAGATCAGCCAGGCCGGGGCCGTCTCCTCGGGGGGCTCCGGCTGCCCGGGCTCCGGCCCGTCGAGCAGGACCCGGAAGGGCAGGGCCCCTTCGGGTGCGCCGTCGATCACGATCAGCGTGGTGATCGAGGGGACGGTCGCCATCGCCGTCCGCGCCGTCTCCAGGTACTTCATCTCGGTGATCAGCACGGTCGGCGTGGAGTCGCTCAGGTTGAGCTCCACCTCGCGCGGGGTGAGCCGGTAGTTGACGAACACCAGCGCCATCCCGGCGAGCGGGACGCCGTAGTAGGCCAGCACGTACTCGGGGTTGTTCTCGGTCAGCATCGCCACCCGGTCCCCGGAGGCCGCGTGGTACGCCAGCCCGCGGGCAAGGCGCCGGACCTGGTCGTCGAGCTGCGCGTAGGTCCAGCTCTCCCCCTCGAACCGGAGCGCGATCGCGTCGGGGACACGGGCGGCGCCGAACTCCAGGACGTCACTGATCCGCACGGAAGCTCTCCTCTCCGCCGACTCCCTCGTCGGCGACCCGGGTCTTCGGATCCGGGCGGTCAGCCCGGGTGGGTCAGGTACTTCGGGTTCGCCACGGCGAGCCGGTCGGTGATCGCGGTGCGGACGGCGGCGAGCAGGTCCGGGTCGTCCGGGGCGAGGACCCCGGAGCGGATCGCGTCCGCGAGCGCCCGCTGGTCCGCCTGCCCGAACCGGGCCAGCCGCTCGCGGTGCCGGCGCTCCTGGTCCGCGCCGAACGCCAGCTCCCGCTCGACGCCGTCGACCACGTTGGCCGCGACCCGCGCGTTGAACCGGAGTCGTCCCTCCGTGCCGGGCATGACGTCCTCGCGGAGGAACATCGCGACCGCCGCGAGCAGGTCCCGGCCGGCCGGGAGGCCGTGCAGGTCCGAGCGCGGCGCCTCGGCGAGCACCGGCGCCTCCGCCGGGATGCCCAGGGCCAGGAAGAGGTCGTGCTCCTGCTCGCAGACCCGGCGGCCGATCGCCACGAACTCCACGGACGGCGTCTCCCCGGACAGGTGCCGCTCGGCCATGCTGCGGCAGCCGACGGCCCAGCGGGCGGTGCCGTAGACCTGCCACCAGCGGACGGCCTCGGGATCCGGCCGCCACCCGGCGACCTCGGCGTACCCGTCGAGCAGATCGTCGACGATGCCGAAGCCACCCACCGGAGGTGCCGCACCGAAGCGCCAGCACTTCACGCACAGCCAGCCGAGGTCCTCCCGCGGGTCCCCGCGGTGCACGAGCTCCCAGTCCAGCACGGCCGCGAGGCCCTCGGGCGAGATGATCAGGTTGCCGTTGCGGAAGTCCCCGTGCACGACCGTCTCCGCGACCGGCTCCGGGCGGCGGGGCTCCAGCCACGCCAGCGCGATCTCGATCGAGGGCAGGGGCTCGCCGAGCGCGTCGTAGGCCTGCCGCAGGTGCTCAACGGGGTCGTAGGTCTCGGCGCCGGGGACGGTGTCGACCGGCATCGAGTGGATCCGGGCGAGCGTGCGCCCCAGGTCCGCGGCCATGCCCTCGCGGGCGGGCGCGTACTGCGGCTCACGTAGCAGGCGGCGGGCGATCGTCTCGCCGTCGACGTGCTTCGTGATCAGGTACGGGGCCCCGACGACCGCCGGGTCCACCCCGTGGTCGACCAGGTGGGGTACCGGCACGCCGGCGCGCTCGG is a window of Pseudonocardia sp. T1-2H DNA encoding:
- a CDS encoding ABC transporter substrate-binding protein — encoded protein: MFPISGGGSQVAAASGPADPQAIFRWAHVVGLSRFDPHKATSSYDNTYLFLTYDRLVHTDNDLRPVAGLATRWEFSPDGKALDLQLREGVTFHDGTPFDPAAVKANIERAKTVEGSSVRNELATVQSVEVTGPNSVRLVLSAPTASLPLVLSDRAGSMISPAAFDNPDLDQKPVGAGMFTVAGYQPQAKIEYRAAPNYWDPDSVKVAGIDMFIYTDPATRLNALRTGAVDGTPISPDQLPEAEAAGLRIERGRTNNFYFFHPNRARSEFGDVRVRRALSHAINRKALVDSLMRGYGEVTTQPVPSWSFAYNKDLPAETYPYDPAKAEALLAEAGLPNGFTFEALVPVNPDSQRHAEAIQADLKAVGVTMTIRSMEGQQLTDVFFARKEGDLLIGTGGGRADPAQTTGLRYLPQGFNNPSGISTPTVERFQQEAQSTTDPAKRAEAFHSLMKEVMDQELDGVLYFLASPIALSDKVITYSPALYDRPEFRGVEKAAEGA
- a CDS encoding DUF4242 domain-containing protein; translation: MPRYVIERDFPGAGSLPAEEIGAISAKSNDVLSRMPELQWDHSYVTDDKIFCVYVAPDADSIRRHAEEGGFPANAIREVAHTIDPTTGGR
- a CDS encoding phosphotransferase family protein — encoded protein: MSVAELAGLHTGPVEEWLAANVPGLVAPVRFGLVAGGRSNLTYRVTDAEGTHYALRRPPLGGVLSTAHDMGREWRFLSAMAPTAVPVAPPLAFCDDESVTGAGFYVMGFVDGRVLTDRAAAEELEPAARKRAGEHVVEVLAALHAVNPDAVGLGATAPQEGYVQRQLRRWNRQVHASLAADDPDLGQLEEIHDVLAAHIPEQTRGVVHGDFRPGNMAFGPDGTVRAVFDWEAPPWATRWRTCPTWSLPGTSPATRSPRASSPAPPRCRASRAATSSSPITRG
- a CDS encoding enoyl-CoA hydratase/isomerase family protein, translated to MPEDVRYELDGHVGIVTIARPQVHNALRRKTYDELAELVQTSTARVLVITGEGRSFCSGDDVRELMNGGEENSAPRPAPRLTPAAGALLQTNIPVIAAVNGPAVGWGMEMALMADLRVAARRAKFGELFVKRGLCSDVAGIARLAQLVGRERAAELLFTGEVIDAERAERIGLVGRVVDDEQLMPAALQLARKIAANPPLAVAALKSGLREALDPDWSELGRWVSTRLGELFRTEDHREGVKSFLEKREPNYVGR
- a CDS encoding class I adenylate-forming enzyme family protein, whose product is MVRREALTGVSGVPTVMRQLVEDAIADPDGFGTLAAISMGGSPIPPDLIGTIDDTFTSLVAPANGYGLTETTSAVVSNSGQDYVTHPDSVGRCAPGADVRVVDPATGEDAEPGGVGELWFRGPNVVRGYWNNPEGTAAAFTDGWFHTGDLGLTRDGWVYVVDRMKDVVIRGGENIYCAEVEGALFEHPAVADVAIVGLPHARLGEQAVAVVNVRAGIPVTAEELQQHVRERLAEFKVPEHVVFREQPLPRTPSGKVLKRELRAAVAGEAEGA
- a CDS encoding class I adenylate-forming enzyme family protein; protein product: MTTVSTDFGGSVRSELTARFTALGAPFALTDTTVRGVPWRVYERGPHTLRELFELSATWDDRVFTVFEHERVTYAEHARIVAGLATLLHDEYGLRQGDRLAVTMRNFPEWMPWFYAAQVSGIVFVPLNAWWTAAELRYALGDCEAKLVVADAERTALLAPYLAELPPLIEVRGGDPVSGVRAWSDVLASLDLDAPLPDVEIAPDDDATILYTSGTTGRPKGAIGTHRNHCTNILNTLLGATVGLAIANGGEPPEPDPDAPQAGALCTFPLFHIAGITSLTYTPLTGGSSSRSTGGTAPRPGSWSAARR
- a CDS encoding SMP-30/gluconolactonase/LRE family protein, which produces MVSVDQLELREVASGLEFPEGPIAMRDGSVVLVEIKRQTLTRVHPDGKTEVIAELGGGPNGAAIGPDGAFYVCNNGGFEWHDRDGITAPGHQPADYIGGRIQRVTLDGQVTDLYTEVDGLPLNGPNDIVFDAGGGFWFTDLGKNRGRDMDIGRLCYALPDGSSITEVVHPLMTPNGVGLSPDGSCVYVAETGPGRVWAWNVDGPGRVSPPGEPPRGPGGAMLLHGFAGYQLLDSLAVDGAGNVCVATLVTGAVSIIADDGTLLRQIPVPEPDPYVTNICFAGGDSRTAFITSSGLGKLYTLQWPYPGLDLAFSA
- a CDS encoding AMP-binding protein — its product is MRISDVLEFGAARVPDAIALRFEGESWTYAQLDDQVRRLARGLAYHAASGDRVAMLTENNPEYVLAYYGVPLAGMALVFVNYRLTPREVELNLSDSTPTVLITEMKYLETARTAMATVPSITTLIVIDGAPEGALPFRVLLDGPEPGQPEPPEETAPAWLIYTSGTTGRAKGAVLTHRNVTAAVLNSAVSWEHDDEPGVSLQPWPLCHIAGYGVLVAHVHGDAVVVLRRYDPEGFLAAVQETRATSTSVAPTMLAMLLRHPSFAEYDTSSITRIGYGWAPMPAAVLREAMAAFPNARFQTGFGMTELAGNVMVHGSADHVAAAEGRTELLTSVGKPMFLSAVRVVDEHDEDTGPDEVGELVIRGDQVCAGYWNRPEATAEAFRGGWFHSGDLAKRDAEGYFSIVDRKKDMILTGGENVYSREVEEVLHQHPAVAAAAVVGEPDEVWGEIVVAVIEPHEGREPTAEDIREFCRDRLAGYKRPRKVLLVPELPRNTVGKVLKRELRALVTGVDKATARS
- a CDS encoding phosphotransferase family protein: MTASATVHERAGGGDPAVLAELLARRLRTVLDGEVSVANLRRLTGGASRETWAFEAVPATGAPRRLVLRRDPPGPGRPEGMAREAAAIAAAERAGVPVPHLVDHGVDPAVVGAPYLITKHVDGETIARRLLREPQYAPAREGMAADLGRTLARIHSMPVDTVPGAETYDPVEHLRQAYDALGEPLPSIEIALAWLEPRRPEPVAETVVHGDFRNGNLIISPEGLAAVLDWELVHRGDPREDLGWLCVKCWRFGAAPPVGGFGIVDDLLDGYAEVAGWRPDPEAVRWWQVYGTARWAVGCRSMAERHLSGETPSVEFVAIGRRVCEQEHDLFLALGIPAEAPVLAEAPRSDLHGLPAGRDLLAAVAMFLREDVMPGTEGRLRFNARVAANVVDGVERELAFGADQERRHRERLARFGQADQRALADAIRSGVLAPDDPDLLAAVRTAITDRLAVANPKYLTHPG